CCAAGTTTTAGGCCGATATCATAAATTTTCTCGCACTCTGTTTCGTCTAAATTTACTATCACAGCGCCCATTTTTAGGCTAGCAGCGATGAGCTTTGCAGTCTTGTGGATGTGTAAAAAGACTAGCTCATCAAGGCTTAGCATCTTGCCAGAGAGGCCAAATTTAGCCTTTGCCCTTTTGATGTCCTCTTTGTTTGTATTTTCAAAGAAACAATCAAGCGCCTGACCTAGCACCATGCCGCTAACGCCAGCATTTTGGCTTAAAATTTCAACGCATTTTATACGAGTGTCAGCTAGCAACTCAGCGCGTGAAATTTCATAAAAAGCATGCGTATTTAGCGCATCTCCTGCAAGTATGGCAGTAGTCTCGTCGTATGTGACGTGAAGCGTTGGTGTGCCGCGTCTTAGGCTTGCGTTATCCATCGAAGGCAGATCATCGTGGATAAGCGAGTATGTGTGCATCATCTCAAGCCCCAAAGCCACTCTCATCGCCTTTTGCGTGAGGCTTTTATCCACGTTTTCGACCACGCCAAGAAGCAAAAGCGCCCTAAAGTGCTTGCCTCCAGCCTTTAGCATAACGCCAAGCGCCTCCTCGTAGTAAGGATGAAAGCTCGGCGCCTTTGGCAAATTTGCATTTAGAAATTTTACGAAGTCCTCAAGTAGGCTCATTTTGGCACTC
This genomic stretch from Campylobacter concisus harbors:
- a CDS encoding polyprenyl synthetase family protein, with amino-acid sequence MSLLEDFVKFLNANLPKAPSFHPYYEEALGVMLKAGGKHFRALLLLGVVENVDKSLTQKAMRVALGLEMMHTYSLIHDDLPSMDNASLRRGTPTLHVTYDETTAILAGDALNTHAFYEISRAELLADTRIKCVEILSQNAGVSGMVLGQALDCFFENTNKEDIKRAKAKFGLSGKMLSLDELVFLHIHKTAKLIAASLKMGAVIVNLDETECEKIYDIGLKLGLAFQIQDDIIDLTSDEAAAGKPVHNDLAKNSFTNLLGLSGAKKKKDELICEIEEALKQVDTNIAKMILELTDKHLR